Proteins from one Bactrocera neohumeralis isolate Rockhampton chromosome 3, APGP_CSIRO_Bneo_wtdbg2-racon-allhic-juicebox.fasta_v2, whole genome shotgun sequence genomic window:
- the LOC126751990 gene encoding uncharacterized protein LOC126751990, with protein MKLTKILSKKMMWKKATIALLIACILLQQVSARDSDESSSSSSSSSESSEESPKGRNKPSSDSSSSSSSSESVEDHKADFEKLFNDFADKYYDFVKSVNDKRKSVAKKFSENKLVSKVKIAAVDELKVKLTIKIGDDDAFKNIQNSEDAALILRYFKNTIVAITELSELILKYHSLKKPTAEEILIQEALEQCDAYELLEKIQKRFEDFCKSFGEKVRDYVKDLTKTQKAKETKVVNWYEEFKSTDGFGNEVIKLTEFFSISQTNL; from the exons ATGAAGCTTACTAAAATTCTATCAAAGAAAATGATGTGGAAGAAGGCTACTATAGCGTTGTTAATTGCGTGCATTTTGTTGCAG cAAGTGTCAGCGCGTGATAGTGACGAAAGCTCCAGCTCATCATCATCCTCATCAGAATCTTCCGAAGAGTCGCCGAAGGGTAGAAATAAGCCTTCCTCTGACAGCAGCTCTAGCTCTAGTTCTAGCGAATCTGTTGAAGATCACAAGGCAGATTTTGAAAAGTTATTCAACGATTTTGCAGATAAGTATTACGATTTCGTGAAGTCCGTAAACGACAAACGGAAGTCTGTGGCCAAAAAGTTTAGTGAAAACAAATTAGTTTCAAAAGTTAAGATTGCAGCTGTGGATGAACTTAAGGTTAAACTTACAATAAAGATTGGCGATGACGACGCATTTAAGAATATCCAGAACTCGGAGGATGCTGCTTTGATTTTGCGTTACTTTAAAAACACCATCGTGGCCATAACCGAATTAAGCgaattgatattaaaatatCATAGCTTGAAAAAACCGACTGCTGAAGAGATACTAATACAGGAAGCGCTCGAGCAGTGCGACGCTTATGAATTGCtcgaaaaaatacagaaacgtTTCGAAGATTTCTGCAAATCGTTCGGCGAAAAGGTACGCGATTATGTGAAAGACTTAACGAAGACGCAGAAGGCTAAGGAGACTAAAGTCGTCAACTGGTATGAGGAATTCAAGTCAACCGATGGTTTCGGAAATGAAGTTATTAAACTAACCGAATTCTTTTCGATCAGccaaacaaatttgtaa